The proteins below are encoded in one region of Syntrophotalea carbinolica DSM 2380:
- a CDS encoding nucleoside-diphosphate sugar epimerase/dehydratase — MRILVIGAGRTGAKVIQQLKKNPGIEILIADPRQQLYAVDEGIIEKVDIHEALTPMTLQHVLKQTVPDMVLLAMPTEDMGLGKAPGIDILAEALREELAALAKVPVIEVARAARC, encoded by the coding sequence ATGCGAATTCTGGTCATCGGTGCCGGCCGTACCGGTGCAAAAGTTATTCAGCAATTGAAAAAAAATCCGGGCATCGAGATTTTGATCGCCGATCCGCGTCAACAGCTCTATGCTGTGGACGAAGGCATCATCGAGAAAGTTGATATTCATGAGGCCCTGACGCCCATGACGTTGCAGCATGTATTGAAGCAGACTGTTCCGGACATGGTGTTGCTGGCAATGCCGACTGAGGACATGGGGCTGGGAAAAGCGCCAGGCATAGACATACTTGCAGAGGCCTTACGGGAAGAGCTTGCCGCTCTGGCCAAAGTACCTGTGATAGAAGTGGCGCGAGCGGCCCGCTGCTAA
- a CDS encoding TIGR00730 family Rossman fold protein, whose translation MPNHSKQRPFPNAAEDAEAAKLCVPSPQTESPSYLLAYHDDDFLLRDELRPVRLQLELLKPELIQQDVGIDSTVVVFGSARTMDPEKAEERLKRVRKALAAAPDEEELLTELAAAERACENARYYEEARRFTALLSKECQSQIGCELIVITGGGAGIMEAANRGAYDVGAENIGLNIVLPMEQEPNPYITPELCFQFHYFAIRKMHFLMRAKALVAFPGGYGTLDELFETLTLIQTKKIKPVPVLLFGRSYWERVINFNALAEEGMISAEDLQLFSFVDSAEQACRHIFDFYSPPQS comes from the coding sequence ATGCCGAACCATAGCAAACAACGGCCTTTCCCAAATGCCGCCGAAGATGCTGAAGCGGCCAAACTCTGCGTGCCTTCGCCGCAAACAGAATCGCCGTCCTACCTGCTGGCCTATCACGACGATGATTTCCTGCTGCGCGATGAGTTGCGCCCGGTTCGCCTTCAGCTTGAACTTTTAAAGCCAGAACTGATTCAACAGGATGTTGGCATCGACAGTACTGTGGTGGTGTTTGGCAGCGCCAGAACCATGGATCCGGAAAAAGCTGAAGAACGCCTGAAAAGGGTGCGCAAGGCATTAGCGGCTGCACCGGATGAAGAGGAGCTGTTAACCGAACTTGCTGCAGCTGAACGGGCCTGCGAGAATGCTCGATACTATGAGGAGGCTCGTCGCTTTACCGCACTTCTGTCCAAGGAGTGCCAAAGTCAAATCGGCTGCGAGCTGATCGTCATTACGGGCGGTGGCGCGGGAATCATGGAAGCGGCCAATCGCGGTGCCTACGATGTCGGTGCCGAGAATATCGGCCTCAACATCGTTCTGCCGATGGAGCAGGAACCCAATCCCTATATCACCCCTGAGCTCTGCTTTCAGTTCCACTATTTTGCCATTCGCAAAATGCATTTCCTCATGCGGGCAAAGGCCCTTGTCGCATTTCCCGGAGGTTACGGCACGCTCGATGAGTTATTTGAAACACTGACCCTGATTCAGACAAAAAAAATCAAACCGGTTCCCGTCTTGCTTTTTGGCAGGTCCTATTGGGAGCGTGTGATCAATTTTAATGCCCTTGCTGAAGAAGGCATGATCTCTGCCGAGGATCTGCAACTGTTTTCTTTTGTTGACAGCGCCGAACAGGCTTGCCGTCATATCTTCGATTTTTACAGCCCCCCCCAATCCTGA
- a CDS encoding MBL fold metallo-hydrolase RNA specificity domain-containing protein: MKITFHGAVQTVTGSQHLLEVNGKKILLDCGLFQGKRKESFERNRSEFCQGKEIDCLVLSHAHIDHSGRIPCFVKNGFAGEIFCTAATRDLCEVMLMDSAFIQEKDVEFVNRRRKKKGQRLFEPLYTRADVTKAMKQFVGIGYERRHRLFPGVYVTFVDAGHMLGSAHVILDIDDQETGRNRRLVFSGDIGRPGIPIIRDPVPIGDGADILIMESTYGNRLHPPYLESEEELERIVNETVTRGGSLLIPAFAVGRTQQLVYALHKLHNAGRIPDLPIFVDSPLATRVTDIFRLHLEDFDAEIREFLLTDEDKNPFGFGRLQYTKTVEESKALNSLKIPAIIISASGMLEGGRILHHLRNRIGNSRNTILLTGWQAPNTLGRYIVEKKPSVGIYGEEYQVKANVEIFTGFSGHADRDGLLEFVRVMEKKPEHTFIVHGEEDASSSLRQALQTELALDNVVIPEPLQSFNV, encoded by the coding sequence ATGAAAATCACCTTTCACGGCGCCGTTCAGACGGTCACCGGCTCCCAGCATTTACTGGAAGTCAATGGCAAAAAAATCTTGCTCGACTGCGGCTTGTTTCAGGGCAAGAGAAAGGAATCGTTCGAACGAAATCGCAGCGAATTTTGCCAAGGCAAAGAGATCGATTGCCTGGTTCTCTCCCACGCACACATCGATCATTCCGGACGCATCCCCTGTTTCGTTAAGAACGGCTTTGCTGGCGAAATCTTCTGCACCGCGGCAACACGAGACCTATGCGAAGTCATGCTTATGGACAGTGCATTTATCCAGGAGAAAGATGTAGAGTTTGTCAACCGCCGGCGCAAAAAAAAGGGCCAGCGTCTTTTCGAACCTCTCTACACCAGAGCAGACGTAACTAAGGCCATGAAACAGTTTGTAGGTATCGGCTACGAGCGGCGGCACCGTCTCTTTCCCGGTGTCTATGTCACTTTTGTTGATGCCGGACATATGCTGGGCAGCGCTCACGTAATCCTCGACATCGACGATCAAGAAACCGGCCGAAACCGACGGCTCGTGTTCAGCGGCGATATAGGAAGACCGGGGATCCCCATCATCCGCGATCCCGTGCCGATCGGCGACGGTGCCGATATTCTCATCATGGAGAGCACCTACGGCAACCGACTGCATCCTCCTTATCTTGAGTCTGAAGAGGAGCTGGAACGCATCGTCAATGAGACCGTCACTCGTGGTGGCTCGCTTTTGATCCCGGCCTTTGCCGTCGGTCGGACTCAACAACTCGTCTACGCTTTGCACAAACTCCACAACGCTGGGCGGATTCCCGACCTGCCGATCTTCGTCGACAGCCCATTAGCAACCCGGGTCACCGACATCTTCCGCCTTCATCTGGAGGATTTCGATGCCGAGATCCGGGAATTTCTGCTAACGGACGAAGATAAAAACCCCTTTGGTTTCGGGCGTCTCCAATACACCAAAACGGTGGAGGAGTCCAAAGCTCTCAACAGCCTCAAAATCCCAGCGATAATTATTAGCGCCAGTGGCATGCTGGAGGGGGGGCGCATCCTCCATCATCTTCGAAACCGTATCGGGAACTCCCGAAACACCATCCTCCTGACCGGTTGGCAGGCACCGAATACTCTAGGCCGATATATTGTAGAAAAGAAGCCGTCCGTTGGTATTTACGGTGAGGAATACCAGGTGAAAGCCAACGTGGAAATTTTTACCGGCTTCTCTGGCCACGCTGACCGGGACGGGCTCCTGGAATTTGTGCGGGTTATGGAAAAGAAGCCGGAGCACACGTTCATAGTTCATGGCGAAGAGGACGCTTCCAGTAGTCTGCGGCAGGCCCTCCAAACAGAGCTGGCCCTCGACAACGTGGTAATTCCGGAGCCCCTGCAATCATTCAACGTATGA
- a CDS encoding single-stranded DNA-binding protein, which yields MSVNKVILVGNLGKDPELRYTASGTAVANFSLATTERYKDRDGNSQEKTEWHNIVAWRQLAEICGKYLSKGRQVYIEGKIQTRSYEDRDGNRRYITEIVADQMQMLGRPGDDNSGGGGGYQRREPHPERQERPASNNQPQQNQYEEPPFNPDDDIPF from the coding sequence ATGTCGGTTAACAAAGTCATTCTGGTCGGCAATCTCGGCAAAGATCCCGAACTGCGCTACACGGCGTCCGGCACTGCCGTTGCCAACTTTTCGCTGGCGACAACAGAGCGTTACAAGGATCGCGACGGCAACAGCCAGGAAAAAACCGAGTGGCACAATATCGTTGCGTGGCGGCAACTGGCCGAAATCTGCGGCAAATATCTGAGCAAAGGCCGGCAGGTTTATATCGAGGGCAAAATCCAGACCCGCTCCTACGAGGATCGCGACGGCAACCGGCGCTACATCACCGAAATCGTCGCCGACCAGATGCAGATGCTCGGTCGTCCCGGCGACGACAACAGCGGTGGAGGTGGCGGCTATCAACGTCGCGAACCGCATCCGGAACGCCAGGAACGCCCGGCAAGCAACAACCAACCCCAGCAAAATCAGTACGAAGAGCCCCCGTTCAATCCGGACGACGATATTCCGTTTTAG
- a CDS encoding lysophospholipid acyltransferase family protein, producing the protein MLRTLFYAVTFVPWTLLVILTGLPFSYVHKNFLHSYATFWAKVSLRLAGVRLVVEGRENLPAEGAVVFMPNHQSNFDILALFAALSRQFRWLAKEELFHIPLFGLTMRRAGYIPVDRSNRKKSVESMRHAIERISDGTSVVIFPEGTRSPDGHLKEFKAGSFTLAIQAQVPIVPIAITGSRDVMPKHSRWIRGGRVTVTIMPPVSTADRAVKERNELMQEVRGPIEALVEKALQS; encoded by the coding sequence ATGCTGCGTACCTTGTTTTATGCCGTTACCTTTGTGCCCTGGACTCTGCTCGTTATCTTGACAGGGTTGCCGTTTTCCTACGTTCACAAGAACTTCCTGCATAGCTATGCCACCTTTTGGGCCAAGGTAAGCCTGCGGTTGGCCGGTGTGCGGTTGGTGGTGGAAGGCCGGGAGAATCTGCCAGCGGAGGGCGCCGTGGTGTTTATGCCCAATCACCAGAGCAACTTCGACATTCTGGCTCTGTTTGCGGCGTTGTCGAGGCAGTTTCGCTGGTTGGCCAAGGAAGAGTTGTTTCACATTCCGCTGTTCGGGTTGACCATGCGGCGCGCCGGCTATATTCCGGTTGACCGCTCCAATCGCAAAAAGAGTGTGGAGAGTATGCGCCACGCCATCGAGCGCATTTCCGACGGAACCTCGGTAGTGATTTTCCCCGAGGGTACGCGCTCGCCGGATGGGCACTTAAAGGAATTCAAGGCCGGCAGCTTTACCCTGGCCATTCAGGCGCAGGTGCCTATCGTTCCCATTGCCATCACCGGCAGTCGCGATGTCATGCCGAAGCACAGTCGCTGGATTCGCGGCGGCCGCGTAACCGTAACCATCATGCCGCCTGTATCGACCGCAGACCGGGCGGTCAAGGAACGTAACGAGCTGATGCAGGAAGTTCGCGGCCCTATTGAGGCGCTGGTGGAAAAGGCCCTGCAATCATGA
- a CDS encoding ribonuclease J has translation MTEAFAATWQPLPPEAVRILPLGGLGEIGLNMMVVEYRDELLIIDCGLMFPEPHMPGIDLVIPDISCLEDHTHRIRGLVLTHGHEDHIGAVPFLLRKLGFPTVYGSPLTLGLLRHRLAEHDLLGLAELVEVAPRQALELGAFHVELFRVTHSIVDGLGLAIRTHMGWIVHTGDFKLDQTPVDNQPTDLVRLAAYGEEGVLLLLSDSTNVEKKGFTLSEREVATAFGEIMPQARGLVVVATFSSNIHRIQQVVQAAVACGRKVVITGRSMEANTRIARELGYLKIPDDVLIDVRQARDLPRHRVAMLTTGSQGEPQSCLVRMSRDEFKQLPLEKGDTVILSSKFIPGNEKAINRLINHLYRRGSEVFYETTSEVHVSGHASQGELKMVLSLVRPDYFVPIHGEYRHLVKHAELARGMGVAGECIEVLEDGYPLCVSADGLVREPRLETGRVLVDGRGVGDVGHMELRDRRHVANHGLVVVMLTVSTSDGSILYGPELLTRGFVAEEETDLLEAARSQLWETLEEIAPETSGERETLEVEVRKCLRRFFNRSVERRPLILPIILEQ, from the coding sequence ATGACCGAGGCGTTTGCCGCGACATGGCAACCTTTGCCGCCCGAGGCGGTGCGGATTCTGCCGCTGGGAGGCCTGGGAGAAATCGGTCTCAACATGATGGTGGTGGAATACCGGGACGAGTTGCTGATTATCGACTGCGGCCTGATGTTTCCCGAACCGCACATGCCCGGTATCGATCTGGTGATCCCGGATATCAGCTGCCTGGAGGATCACACCCACCGCATTCGCGGCCTGGTGCTCACGCACGGCCATGAAGATCACATCGGTGCGGTGCCGTTTTTGCTCCGTAAGCTCGGCTTCCCGACGGTGTACGGTTCGCCTTTGACGCTTGGTCTGTTGCGCCACAGGCTGGCGGAACATGATCTTCTCGGGCTGGCCGAGCTTGTCGAGGTGGCACCCCGGCAGGCCCTTGAGCTGGGCGCCTTTCATGTCGAGCTGTTTCGCGTCACCCACTCCATCGTCGATGGCCTCGGTCTGGCTATTCGTACCCATATGGGCTGGATTGTTCACACCGGTGATTTCAAGTTGGATCAGACCCCTGTCGACAATCAGCCGACCGATCTGGTACGGCTGGCTGCCTACGGCGAAGAAGGGGTACTGCTGCTGCTGTCCGATTCCACCAATGTGGAAAAAAAAGGATTTACCCTCTCGGAGCGGGAAGTGGCGACGGCGTTTGGCGAGATTATGCCGCAAGCCAGGGGCCTGGTGGTGGTGGCCACCTTTTCGTCCAACATCCATCGGATTCAGCAGGTGGTACAGGCGGCCGTCGCGTGTGGACGCAAAGTCGTCATCACCGGCCGCAGCATGGAAGCCAATACCCGCATTGCCCGGGAGTTGGGGTATCTGAAGATTCCCGACGATGTGTTGATCGATGTCAGGCAGGCCCGGGATCTGCCGCGTCACCGCGTCGCCATGTTGACGACCGGTAGTCAGGGTGAGCCGCAGAGTTGTCTGGTGCGCATGTCCAGAGATGAGTTCAAGCAGCTGCCCCTGGAAAAGGGGGACACGGTCATCCTTTCTTCCAAGTTTATTCCCGGCAACGAAAAGGCCATCAACCGGCTGATCAATCATCTGTACCGCCGCGGCTCTGAAGTGTTCTATGAAACCACCAGCGAAGTGCACGTGTCGGGACACGCCAGTCAGGGGGAACTGAAAATGGTTCTGTCGCTGGTGCGGCCCGATTATTTCGTGCCTATTCACGGTGAATACCGGCATTTGGTCAAACATGCCGAGCTGGCGCGCGGCATGGGGGTGGCCGGGGAGTGCATCGAGGTGCTGGAAGACGGTTATCCGCTTTGTGTTTCCGCCGATGGGCTGGTGCGCGAGCCGCGACTGGAGACGGGACGCGTGCTGGTCGATGGACGTGGCGTCGGTGATGTGGGGCACATGGAGTTGCGCGATCGGCGCCATGTCGCCAACCATGGCCTGGTGGTGGTGATGTTGACCGTCAGTACCTCGGACGGCAGCATTCTGTATGGACCGGAGCTGCTGACCCGGGGGTTTGTCGCCGAAGAAGAAACCGACCTTCTGGAAGCCGCCCGGAGTCAGCTTTGGGAAACCCTGGAGGAGATTGCGCCGGAAACCTCCGGGGAACGGGAAACCCTGGAGGTGGAGGTGCGCAAGTGTCTGCGGCGCTTTTTCAACCGCAGCGTTGAACGTCGTCCCCTTATTCTGCCGATTATCCTTGAACAGTAG
- a CDS encoding undecaprenyl-diphosphate phosphatase, with amino-acid sequence MSFLHAILLGLLQGLTEFLPVSSSGHLAIAQHFLPGFSQPGVLFDVLLHAGTMAAVLVYFRYDCRHLALAYFRPHEEAHQYRRLLRLLIIATVPTAIIGLSFKDFFVGAFHNLPLISLMLVVTGGLLFFSERLRKNGRSQGHLQHWDALIAGVAQAGAIMPGISRSGSTISVLLFKGVSGETAARFSFLMALPAVFGATLVSLLEWPAGVSAEIPVYAAGAVMAFLSGLASIHLLMGVVRRRRLYAFAVYCWLMGGMFFAISS; translated from the coding sequence ATGAGTTTTTTGCATGCTATTCTGTTAGGCCTGTTACAGGGGCTTACCGAGTTTCTACCCGTTTCGTCCAGTGGCCACCTGGCCATTGCCCAGCATTTTCTGCCCGGATTCAGTCAGCCCGGCGTTTTGTTCGATGTGCTGCTGCATGCCGGAACCATGGCGGCGGTGCTGGTGTATTTTCGTTACGACTGCCGCCACCTGGCCTTGGCTTATTTCAGGCCGCACGAGGAGGCGCATCAATACCGGCGTCTGTTACGGTTGCTGATTATCGCTACGGTGCCCACGGCCATTATCGGTTTGAGTTTCAAGGATTTTTTTGTGGGCGCGTTTCACAACCTGCCCCTGATCTCGCTGATGCTGGTGGTGACCGGAGGGCTGCTGTTTTTTTCCGAGCGGCTTCGCAAAAACGGCCGCAGCCAGGGGCATTTGCAGCATTGGGATGCGTTGATCGCCGGTGTGGCCCAAGCCGGTGCCATCATGCCGGGTATTTCGCGGTCGGGATCGACCATCTCCGTGCTGTTGTTCAAGGGGGTTTCCGGGGAAACCGCCGCGCGATTTTCCTTCTTGATGGCTCTTCCTGCGGTATTCGGGGCCACATTGGTTTCGCTGCTTGAATGGCCTGCCGGAGTCTCTGCGGAGATCCCGGTTTATGCGGCCGGCGCCGTGATGGCCTTTCTCAGCGGACTGGCTTCCATTCATCTGCTGATGGGGGTTGTGCGTCGTCGTCGCCTGTACGCCTTCGCTGTCTACTGTTGGCTGATGGGAGGCATGTTTTTTGCTATATCCTCATAG
- a CDS encoding DNA translocase FtsK: protein MSKEQTATSAATFKERFKYEFLGVFWLAAGVLLVLALVSFNGNDPSINNASHSSPPHNLAGVVGAYLADLLFQGFGLAALLLPVGAFGLAWHYFACRQIQFRPLRAAAFFCMLLSLDGLIALEFRAASWFGEPIGEAGGLAGRLLANLLASGLNTAGSAILLVVMLLVSLMLAVRFSLVLVFDQLLAKWGTFLEGRQQQRIARKEAARKKRAKIAEGPVIAPTQKASPVPSKPKQKRLNKPVQEAFDFIECSGSYQRPPLSLLDHEEEGPLPVDREALAMNARILEKKLKDFGVDGEVTEVKPGPVVTMYEFAPAPGVKVNKIAGLADDLAMALSAIAIRIVAPIPGRPVVGIEIPNKQRETVYLKEIFTAEQFQKFGGRLPMALGKDIFGNTVVSDLAKMPHLLVAGATGSGKSVSVNTMILSLLYCAAPEDVRIILIDPKMLELSIYEGIPHLLLPVVTNPKKAAMAFAWAVREMERRYRLMADKGVRDVDGYNKRLEKEAKQAPAAPAESDLQDVEVVDDTEVVADGEVLDHGHLPRIVVIVDELADLMMVAGREIEESIARLAQMARAAGIHLILATQRPSVDVITGLIKANLPTRISFKVFSRIDSRTILDQMGAENLLGMGDMLFLPPGTGALQRVHGAFVSEKEVKHVVDFLSEHGQPEYDSSILETPAGTDGGGSEDEEVDEKWDEALAMVADTQQASISMLQRRLRVGYNRAARMIEKMEQEGIVGPSDGTSRPREVFINKL from the coding sequence ATGAGCAAGGAGCAGACGGCCACATCGGCTGCAACATTCAAAGAGCGATTCAAGTACGAGTTTCTGGGGGTGTTCTGGCTGGCAGCCGGTGTGCTTCTGGTGCTTGCACTGGTCTCGTTCAACGGCAATGATCCCTCCATCAACAATGCTTCCCATTCCTCCCCGCCCCACAACCTCGCGGGAGTGGTCGGTGCCTATCTGGCGGATCTGCTGTTTCAGGGATTTGGCCTGGCGGCTTTGCTGTTGCCGGTGGGTGCCTTCGGCCTGGCCTGGCATTATTTCGCCTGCAGGCAAATCCAATTTAGGCCGTTAAGGGCCGCGGCTTTTTTCTGCATGCTGCTGTCGCTGGATGGCCTGATTGCCCTGGAATTCCGTGCTGCATCATGGTTCGGCGAACCGATCGGCGAGGCCGGCGGCCTCGCCGGCCGACTGCTGGCCAATCTGCTGGCCTCCGGGCTGAATACGGCCGGATCGGCGATTCTGCTGGTGGTGATGTTGCTCGTGTCCCTGATGCTGGCCGTGCGTTTTTCGCTGGTGCTGGTGTTCGATCAGTTGCTCGCTAAGTGGGGGACTTTCCTGGAGGGCCGTCAGCAGCAGCGCATCGCACGCAAGGAGGCCGCCCGGAAAAAACGAGCCAAGATCGCCGAGGGACCGGTTATTGCCCCCACCCAGAAAGCGTCCCCTGTACCCTCTAAACCCAAACAAAAGCGTTTGAACAAACCGGTGCAGGAGGCTTTCGATTTTATCGAGTGCAGTGGCAGTTACCAGCGCCCCCCATTGAGTCTGCTGGATCATGAAGAAGAGGGGCCGCTGCCTGTCGATCGCGAAGCGCTGGCCATGAACGCGCGTATCTTAGAGAAAAAGCTCAAGGATTTCGGCGTGGACGGGGAGGTCACCGAGGTCAAACCCGGCCCCGTCGTGACCATGTACGAGTTTGCGCCGGCACCTGGTGTCAAGGTCAACAAAATAGCCGGCCTGGCCGATGATCTGGCCATGGCCCTGTCGGCCATCGCCATTCGCATCGTGGCGCCGATTCCCGGCCGTCCGGTGGTCGGTATCGAAATTCCCAACAAACAGCGTGAAACGGTGTATCTCAAGGAAATCTTCACCGCTGAGCAGTTTCAGAAATTCGGCGGCCGGTTGCCCATGGCGCTGGGCAAGGATATCTTCGGTAATACCGTGGTGTCCGATCTGGCCAAGATGCCGCATCTGCTGGTAGCGGGCGCCACCGGCAGCGGTAAATCGGTGTCCGTCAATACCATGATTCTGTCGCTGTTGTACTGCGCCGCGCCGGAAGACGTGCGCATTATTCTTATCGATCCTAAAATGCTGGAGCTCTCCATCTACGAGGGGATTCCGCATCTGCTGTTGCCGGTGGTGACCAATCCCAAAAAGGCTGCTATGGCATTTGCCTGGGCGGTGCGTGAAATGGAGCGGCGTTACCGCCTGATGGCCGATAAAGGGGTGCGCGATGTTGACGGTTACAACAAGCGTCTGGAAAAAGAAGCCAAGCAGGCTCCTGCGGCTCCGGCCGAAAGCGATTTGCAGGACGTCGAGGTTGTAGACGATACGGAAGTTGTGGCCGATGGCGAAGTACTCGACCACGGCCATTTGCCGCGTATCGTGGTGATTGTCGACGAACTGGCCGATTTGATGATGGTGGCGGGTCGAGAAATCGAGGAGTCCATTGCACGTCTGGCACAGATGGCCCGTGCTGCCGGTATCCATCTGATCCTGGCGACCCAGCGCCCGAGTGTCGATGTTATTACCGGGTTGATCAAGGCCAACCTGCCGACCCGGATTTCCTTCAAGGTGTTTTCACGAATCGATTCCCGTACCATTCTTGATCAGATGGGCGCCGAAAACCTCCTCGGCATGGGGGATATGCTGTTCCTGCCGCCGGGTACGGGCGCATTGCAACGTGTCCACGGTGCTTTCGTGTCCGAAAAAGAGGTCAAGCATGTGGTCGATTTCCTCTCCGAGCATGGCCAGCCGGAATACGACTCCTCGATCCTCGAGACCCCGGCCGGAACCGATGGCGGCGGCAGTGAGGACGAAGAGGTCGATGAGAAGTGGGACGAGGCTCTGGCCATGGTGGCCGATACGCAACAGGCCTCCATTTCCATGCTTCAGCGACGATTGCGTGTCGGTTACAACCGGGCCGCGCGCATGATCGAAAAGATGGAACAGGAGGGTATTGTCGGACCTTCGGACGGTACCAGCCGGCCGCGGGAAGTGTTTATCAATAAGCTCTAG
- a CDS encoding NfeD family protein, translating into MTEILWWYWVVFGLVLVALELVIPSFTIIWFGLGACCVGLLMLPFPTLPLAGQLLLWGGFSTLWTVLWFRRFKPYMTDRTKAGMSKDAIIGETGIVIQAVQPPHVKGRIRFVVPLLGDEEWPCICDEALKAGDEARVLDIEGHVLRVARK; encoded by the coding sequence ATGACGGAAATTTTGTGGTGGTACTGGGTGGTGTTCGGTCTGGTGTTGGTGGCTTTGGAGTTGGTAATCCCCTCCTTTACCATTATCTGGTTCGGGCTCGGAGCCTGTTGCGTGGGGTTACTGATGTTGCCTTTCCCGACGCTGCCGTTGGCCGGGCAGTTGCTTCTTTGGGGCGGTTTTTCGACCTTGTGGACCGTTTTGTGGTTTCGCAGGTTCAAGCCGTATATGACCGATCGTACCAAGGCCGGCATGTCCAAGGATGCCATTATCGGCGAAACCGGCATCGTGATTCAGGCTGTGCAACCGCCCCATGTCAAGGGGCGCATTCGTTTTGTCGTACCCTTGCTGGGAGATGAAGAGTGGCCCTGCATTTGCGATGAGGCACTCAAGGCCGGTGACGAAGCACGAGTACTCGATATCGAGGGCCATGTGTTGCGCGTGGCAAGGAAGTAA
- a CDS encoding SPFH domain-containing protein produces MGFFLAAVLMMLVFLTIFLGVRIVPQGYKFVVQRLGKYHKTLNPGLNFVIPYLDTIAYRVLTKDISLDIPSQEVITKDNAVIMTNAIAFISIIDPPKAVYGIDNYSIAITNLVQTSLRSIVGEMNLDDALSSRDMIKTRLKEAISDDVAAWGIVVKTVEIQDIKPSQTMQMAMEQQAAAERTRRAAITEAEGKKAAAVLNAEGAKEAAIRESEGNLEASRRDAEAKMILADATREAIARVTAAIGDKQLPATYLLGEQYVKAVRDLSASGNAKMVVLPSDVLQAVKGLLGK; encoded by the coding sequence ATGGGCTTTTTTCTGGCCGCAGTGCTGATGATGCTGGTCTTCTTGACCATTTTTTTGGGGGTGCGCATCGTTCCCCAGGGGTACAAGTTTGTGGTGCAGCGTTTGGGGAAGTATCATAAGACGCTCAACCCCGGTCTTAATTTCGTTATTCCCTATCTGGATACCATTGCCTATCGGGTTCTGACCAAAGATATCTCTCTGGATATTCCCAGCCAGGAAGTTATTACCAAGGATAACGCCGTTATCATGACCAATGCTATCGCCTTCATCAGCATTATTGATCCTCCCAAGGCGGTGTATGGTATCGATAACTACAGTATCGCCATTACCAACCTGGTGCAGACCTCTTTGCGCAGCATTGTTGGTGAAATGAACCTGGACGATGCCTTGAGTTCGCGGGATATGATCAAGACGCGACTGAAAGAAGCGATTTCCGATGATGTGGCGGCATGGGGTATCGTGGTCAAAACGGTGGAAATCCAGGATATCAAACCCTCCCAGACCATGCAGATGGCCATGGAGCAGCAGGCCGCGGCCGAGCGTACCCGCCGTGCCGCGATCACCGAGGCGGAAGGCAAGAAGGCCGCTGCAGTGCTGAATGCCGAAGGCGCCAAGGAAGCTGCCATCCGCGAGTCGGAAGGTAACCTGGAAGCGTCCCGGCGGGATGCCGAGGCGAAGATGATTCTGGCCGACGCTACCCGCGAGGCCATTGCCCGGGTGACCGCCGCGATCGGCGATAAGCAATTACCCGCCACCTATCTGCTTGGTGAGCAGTATGTCAAGGCGGTGCGGGATCTCTCCGCATCGGGCAACGCCAAGATGGTGGTGCTGCCTTCCGATGTGTTGCAGGCGGTGAAGGGGCTGTTGGGCAAATAA